In Armatimonadota bacterium, one DNA window encodes the following:
- the pfkB gene encoding 1-phosphofructokinase gives MILTVTLNPCVDQTLHVDGLKPFDTNRVLRLETDAGGKGTNLARVLAELGTHAVTTGFIGGAPGATVLQVLDEQGVERDFVHIRKDTRTNYNIEDGSDSPPTTFNAMGPAIEPEQWEELLTTIRRQCEKAAWVTLGGSLPQGLPVDAHKLIGIIAKSAGAKLALDADGEVMRRGLEAKPHLIKPNAKEAGRLLNRKVESIDDAIFAAEQLMQYLEDDGICIVSLGADGAVMAAGSGTFIGKKIEVEAVSSIGSGDSLVAGFLHALEQGLDLPDALRTGLAAGAATAMTSGVEIARKPIVDDLLKRATVERVH, from the coding sequence GTGATTCTCACCGTAACGCTCAATCCGTGCGTAGACCAAACGCTGCACGTGGACGGTCTGAAGCCGTTTGACACGAACAGGGTGCTGCGGCTGGAGACCGACGCCGGCGGGAAGGGGACGAACCTCGCCCGGGTGCTGGCCGAGTTGGGGACCCACGCTGTGACGACGGGGTTTATCGGTGGGGCGCCAGGCGCCACGGTTCTTCAGGTGCTCGATGAGCAGGGCGTCGAGCGAGACTTCGTGCACATACGCAAAGACACTCGCACCAACTACAACATCGAGGACGGCAGCGACAGTCCGCCGACTACGTTCAACGCGATGGGCCCGGCGATCGAGCCCGAACAGTGGGAGGAGCTTCTGACCACGATTAGGAGGCAGTGCGAGAAGGCTGCCTGGGTAACGCTGGGCGGTTCGCTTCCGCAGGGCTTGCCGGTCGACGCCCACAAGCTGATCGGCATCATCGCCAAGAGCGCGGGAGCAAAGTTGGCGCTCGACGCAGACGGAGAGGTGATGCGCAGAGGCCTGGAGGCGAAGCCGCACCTGATCAAGCCCAACGCGAAGGAGGCCGGTCGTCTGCTCAACCGAAAGGTCGAGAGCATCGACGACGCGATCTTTGCTGCGGAGCAGTTGATGCAGTACTTGGAGGACGACGGGATTTGCATCGTCTCCTTGGGCGCCGACGGCGCGGTCATGGCCGCCGGTTCAGGGACGTTCATCGGCAAGAAGATCGAAGTCGAGGCGGTCAGCTCGATCGGGAGCGGCGACTCGTTGGTCGCAGGTTTCTTGCACGCGCTGGAACAGGGACTGGACCTGCCAGACGCGCTGCGAACCGGCCTGGCAGCAGGGGCGGCGACCGCGATGACCTCCGGAGTCGAGATCGCCAGGAAGCCGATCGTGGACGATCTCCTGAAGCGCGCGACGGTCGAGCGGGTTCATTAG
- the pfkA gene encoding 6-phosphofructokinase yields MDQQPQLERIAVITSGGDAPGMNAAVRAVVRTAISRGVEVVGFLSGYRGLIGSESVELNSKSVGGIISQGGTILRTARSMEFREPEGRSKAMGALRESGAQGIVIIGGDGSMVGAGHIFDEFDFPTIGVPASIDNDIAGTDFSVGFDTAVNTALEAIDKIRDTAYSHERVFVIEVMGRANGFIAIEVALASGAEACLIPEVRYSLVDISENLMAMRKKGKRSSIVVVAEGAAKAADVQAFFQRRTGFEARYSVLGHVQRGGRPTAFDRVLALRLGSFAVEKLLAGVTGEMVGVDGKNLVSHPLGYVAAMKKTIDTDKLKLVEVMAQ; encoded by the coding sequence ATGGACCAACAACCCCAACTCGAGCGCATCGCTGTGATCACGAGCGGTGGCGACGCGCCCGGTATGAACGCTGCTGTTCGAGCCGTCGTCCGAACGGCCATCAGCCGAGGAGTCGAGGTCGTCGGATTCCTGAGCGGATACCGGGGTCTGATCGGCAGCGAATCCGTTGAGCTGAATTCGAAATCGGTCGGGGGCATCATCAGCCAAGGCGGGACGATCCTGCGAACTGCCCGGTCCATGGAGTTTCGAGAGCCCGAGGGACGCTCGAAAGCAATGGGCGCTCTTCGGGAAAGCGGCGCGCAGGGGATCGTGATCATCGGCGGCGACGGCTCTATGGTGGGCGCCGGCCATATTTTCGACGAGTTCGATTTCCCGACGATAGGCGTCCCGGCTTCGATCGACAACGACATCGCAGGCACCGATTTTTCAGTCGGCTTTGACACCGCCGTCAACACCGCGCTCGAGGCGATCGACAAGATCCGCGACACCGCTTACTCGCACGAGCGCGTGTTCGTGATCGAGGTGATGGGGCGAGCGAACGGCTTCATCGCCATCGAGGTCGCGCTGGCCAGCGGCGCGGAGGCGTGCTTGATCCCAGAAGTGAGATACTCGCTTGTTGACATATCCGAAAACCTGATGGCGATGCGGAAGAAGGGCAAGCGCAGTTCGATCGTGGTGGTCGCTGAAGGGGCCGCCAAGGCAGCCGACGTCCAGGCGTTCTTTCAGCGTCGGACGGGGTTCGAGGCCCGATACAGTGTGCTCGGACACGTGCAGCGCGGCGGGCGCCCGACGGCGTTCGACCGCGTGCTAGCCTTGCGGCTAGGCTCTTTTGCAGTCGAGAAGCTGTTGGCGGGCGTTACGGGAGAGATGGTCGGCGTCGATGGGAAAAACCTGGTCTCGCACCCGCTGGGCTACGTCGCTGCCATGAAAAAGACGATCGACACTGATAAGCTGAAGCTAGTAGAGGTCATGGCGCAGTGA
- a CDS encoding TfoX/Sxy family protein — translation MMKAAEGMDVRARRMFDGMAIYSGERMFAYLVGDDIGLKLSPTDRETALGFDGAELLRASPDSEPMKEYVRMPQNILDNYETFVDWVQKSAEYATNRVVN, via the coding sequence ATGATGAAAGCCGCCGAGGGCATGGACGTGCGCGCTCGACGTATGTTTGACGGCATGGCGATCTACTCGGGAGAGCGGATGTTCGCCTATCTAGTCGGTGATGACATCGGCCTGAAGCTGTCCCCAACCGATCGCGAGACCGCATTGGGATTCGATGGTGCCGAGCTACTGCGGGCCAGCCCCGATTCAGAGCCGATGAAAGAGTACGTTCGCATGCCGCAGAACATCCTCGACAACTACGAAACGTTCGTCGATTGGGTTCAGAAGAGTGCGGAGTACGCCACCAATCGCGTAGTGAACTAA
- the polA gene encoding DNA polymerase I, which yields MAQKRLVIIDGYSLLFRAFYGTRYLSTSSGRPTNALFGFINMLFAFFQSIEPDAVVVALDAPGKTFRHAEYPEYKGTRRETPPELIEQLEASRELISAFKLPVLELTGYEADDIIGTISKLAEENGYETTIVTGDLDALQLVDDAVSVLTPQSFGKPPRTYKPEDVHERYGFGPEHVVDYKAMAGDSSDNIPGVPGVGDKTATLLIKRFGSIEQILENLEEMEPKYRRKIEPNEEVMKLSKWLATIDRNVPIEYDFEPYKLDGEDLEDIRKMLLSLEFKTQAKRFEGVLSAYIEGDATGRKAEVVQESIEVRFDETPASYEELQGWVGKRNFGLYLHHEETDQGSMFEEDGDEFAYLEIDREVRRTARRDAVRILADHSGQVTGHDLKPLFNLAGRSLQAPQFDTMLAGYVLQSDRSGYDLSDLFSGYLDEDPPAKPQVRAAALAMLADEMRAKLEKEGQTAVLNDIELPLCPILSDMELEGICLDSDVLSEFSKELAVKVEGIQAKIYELAGEEFNVGSPKQIGEILFGKMEIPGGKKTKTGWATGAEILEDLADSHEIAGEILNYREVAKLKSTYADALSKLIGDDGRVHTTFNQAVAATGRLSSNDPNLQNIPVRTDLGRRIREAFVAPKGRELLSFDYSQVELRILAHMCGDSALVEAFKNDEDIHRTSAALMFHVQPEDVTREQRGQAKLLNFAVLYGVTDHGLARQLGKGFSRGDARELIDQYSKRFSAVKEFTDSIVAGARKTGFTTTLFGRRRHFAEIHSLNFNRRSYSERQAMNAPIQGTAADMIKLAMIRIRPLLESGETQMLLQVHDELVFEVPKGDGSMIEPIRSAMVEALPLSVPVRVDAKRGPNWLQLKPI from the coding sequence ATGGCCCAGAAGCGCCTCGTGATCATCGACGGGTACAGCCTGCTGTTCCGGGCATTTTACGGAACTCGGTACCTCAGCACCAGCTCTGGCAGGCCGACGAACGCCCTATTTGGGTTCATCAACATGCTGTTCGCGTTCTTCCAGTCGATCGAGCCAGACGCGGTCGTCGTCGCGCTCGACGCCCCTGGAAAGACGTTTCGGCACGCGGAATACCCGGAGTACAAAGGAACGCGCCGGGAGACCCCTCCTGAGCTGATCGAGCAGCTCGAAGCTTCCCGTGAGCTGATTTCGGCGTTCAAGCTGCCGGTGCTCGAACTGACGGGGTACGAGGCGGACGACATCATCGGCACGATCTCGAAGCTGGCAGAGGAGAACGGGTACGAAACGACCATCGTCACGGGCGACCTCGACGCCCTGCAGCTCGTCGACGACGCCGTAAGCGTGCTGACCCCGCAGAGCTTCGGAAAGCCACCAAGGACATACAAGCCTGAAGACGTCCACGAGCGGTACGGCTTTGGACCCGAGCACGTCGTCGACTACAAAGCGATGGCCGGCGACAGCAGCGACAACATCCCGGGAGTCCCGGGAGTCGGCGACAAGACGGCAACACTGCTGATCAAGCGGTTCGGCTCTATCGAGCAAATCCTGGAGAACCTAGAGGAGATGGAGCCCAAGTACAGGAGAAAGATCGAGCCGAACGAGGAGGTTATGAAACTGTCCAAGTGGCTGGCGACCATCGACAGGAACGTTCCGATCGAGTACGACTTTGAGCCGTACAAGCTCGACGGCGAAGACCTCGAAGACATCCGCAAAATGCTTCTGTCGCTCGAGTTCAAGACACAAGCGAAGCGCTTCGAAGGCGTACTGTCGGCGTACATCGAAGGCGATGCCACAGGGCGGAAGGCTGAGGTCGTCCAGGAGTCGATCGAGGTGCGCTTCGATGAGACTCCAGCCTCCTACGAGGAGCTGCAAGGCTGGGTCGGCAAACGGAACTTCGGGCTCTATCTGCACCACGAGGAAACGGATCAGGGGTCTATGTTCGAGGAGGACGGCGACGAGTTCGCGTACCTGGAGATCGACCGGGAGGTCCGTCGCACGGCAAGGCGGGATGCGGTGCGGATTCTTGCGGACCACTCCGGACAGGTCACCGGCCACGACCTGAAGCCGCTCTTCAACTTGGCCGGTCGGTCGCTGCAAGCGCCCCAGTTCGACACGATGCTAGCCGGTTACGTGCTTCAGTCAGATCGCTCGGGCTACGACCTCTCCGACCTGTTCTCCGGATACCTCGACGAAGATCCGCCGGCGAAGCCACAGGTTCGGGCAGCTGCCCTCGCCATGCTCGCCGACGAGATGCGCGCGAAGCTCGAAAAGGAGGGTCAGACTGCGGTTCTGAACGACATCGAGCTCCCGCTGTGTCCGATTCTCTCGGACATGGAGCTAGAGGGCATCTGCCTGGACAGCGACGTGCTGAGCGAGTTCTCGAAGGAGCTTGCCGTTAAAGTCGAGGGCATCCAGGCCAAGATTTACGAGTTGGCGGGCGAGGAGTTCAACGTCGGCTCACCGAAGCAGATCGGTGAGATTCTCTTTGGCAAAATGGAAATTCCTGGCGGAAAGAAGACCAAGACCGGCTGGGCGACAGGCGCAGAGATCCTGGAAGACCTAGCCGACAGCCACGAAATCGCAGGTGAGATTCTGAACTATCGCGAGGTGGCCAAGCTCAAGAGCACCTACGCGGACGCGCTGTCCAAACTGATTGGCGACGACGGCCGCGTGCATACGACGTTCAATCAAGCCGTCGCCGCGACCGGACGGCTTAGCAGCAACGATCCAAACCTGCAGAACATCCCGGTTCGCACGGATCTTGGGCGGCGCATACGCGAAGCGTTCGTAGCCCCGAAGGGCAGAGAGCTGCTCTCCTTCGATTACTCGCAGGTCGAACTCCGAATCCTCGCTCACATGTGCGGCGACTCCGCGCTCGTCGAGGCGTTCAAGAACGACGAGGACATTCACCGCACGTCGGCTGCGCTGATGTTCCACGTCCAGCCAGAGGATGTTACTCGCGAGCAGCGCGGCCAGGCCAAGCTTCTCAACTTTGCTGTGCTGTACGGCGTCACGGACCACGGCCTCGCCCGCCAGCTCGGCAAAGGGTTTTCGCGGGGGGATGCGCGCGAGCTCATCGACCAGTACAGCAAGAGGTTTTCAGCGGTCAAGGAGTTCACGGACTCGATCGTCGCAGGCGCGCGGAAGACCGGTTTCACAACGACTCTGTTCGGACGAAGGCGCCACTTCGCCGAGATCCACTCGCTGAACTTCAACCGGCGCAGCTACTCTGAGCGGCAGGCGATGAACGCTCCGATTCAGGGCACGGCGGCGGACATGATCAAGCTTGCGATGATCAGGATTCGACCGTTGCTGGAGTCGGGGGAGACGCAAATGCTGTTGCAGGTACACGACGAACTGGTGTTCGAGGTGCCGAAGGGCGACGGCTCGATGATCGAACCGATCCGATCGGCGATGGTAGAGGCTCTTCCGCTGTCAGTTCCGGTCAGGGTGGACGCCAAACGCGGGCCGAACTGGTTGCAGCTGAAGCCGATATAG